From Planctomycetia bacterium, the proteins below share one genomic window:
- a CDS encoding DUF2007 domain-containing protein has product MSERQVVIYSAGNRLQAVLLQQMLDEHGIAALVVNDGLTGEGGELPLGLSTAPRVVVAASDAEVARELALRFERQIAARGEFARDEPPDMIDDSERTIAFWPQCPECA; this is encoded by the coding sequence ATGAGCGAACGACAAGTCGTGATCTACTCGGCCGGCAACCGGCTGCAAGCCGTGCTGCTGCAACAAATGTTGGACGAGCACGGCATCGCCGCCCTCGTGGTGAACGACGGGCTGACCGGCGAAGGAGGCGAATTGCCGCTCGGCCTGTCGACGGCCCCGCGCGTAGTCGTGGCCGCGAGTGACGCCGAAGTGGCGCGCGAGTTAGCGCTCCGCTTCGAACGACAGATCGCCGCGCGCGGCGAGTTTGCCCGAGATGAACCGCCGGACATGATCGACGACAGCGAACGCACCATCGCTTTCTGGCCGCAATGCCCGGAATGCGCGC